One window from the genome of Neospora caninum Liverpool complete genome, chromosome VI encodes:
- a CDS encoding putative ras-GTPase-activating protein binding protein has product MSVYSVHPAAGAPASSGGGFHHSAQNTAFSGPHTYGGTSGLHPSSGGRGGYGQPHHLQQQMQLQHLQQPPLPPPPHQQYQGFTNAGNYSQHSAQSAQQLQQGHHPHAYSQPNAATAMSAASTLATPTATAPDASLLAQQGSTSTFMFPSQGAAGGAPAAGSGPSAPLMMDAQGAPLGAAQVSSSVAQGPETDHGAHAAKPRMLTPMEVAHSFVYQYYYMLHDTPLDLHRFYDFDSQMIRTTDRDGTVPHSAPHHTDVRAMGQREIYRAFERGRFERTTCRVRFIDAQENKDGGMLILVAGRLKHADEGPEREFAQTVFLAKQKAPRNGWYVTNEIFCYLDAAVEEVQNGAREAALPSSPSARSRVSEAPTAGFQQAVRSPTAATARVEAHAATQTLAPEQSSPRGSAAGSPRAPNAVGSPRVGSGDAPASPRVVPLTPAVPTTAETQETGDEARKAAGEGKKEAGAEEAKSNSAPSAEAENQFLAPQKPAPKRQWKREDAPSPEASAPDANWPRPGETKQQAQKADAQQHAEQFNYDPKSFAFKVVQNAQRTAGGPKGFAVPATRSTGSAASNGRAGAQEEGRTSSRSGAAQASPGAQGGEAGAEGPARGDGPPAGAKKLVVLSEMPPEFSVDELKKAVADQLKKFNEGQAVEIRKPASGRTFGWFIELDCRQSAEYLMQQGLYVRGRQMRLDFARQQGSGGPRGGGARGGRGGRGGWNAGKAPNGRGEFYGPKGDQGAFGEEESRFQRPRYARGEGANENGVFAGSASGQKEGETGADGGGQWIDAGKKKKGPGGPGPAAGVQTGAAAGAGQGERRFGAGGARGGAGRPRGGGSRRGGGDQQPSWSR; this is encoded by the exons ATGTCTGTGTACTCCGTCCACCCTGCTGCCGGGGCACCGGCCTCATCGGGAGGAGGATTTCACCACAGCGCACAGAACACAGCGTTTTCCGGCCCCCACACGTACGGCGGAACCTCCGGGCTTCACCCATCCTCTGGCGGCCGCGGCGGCTACGGCCAACCCCATCATCTCCAGCAGCAAATGCAGCTCCAGCATCTGCAACAGCCGCCCTTGCCTCCTCCGCCGCACCAACAATACCAAGGCTTCACGAACGCAGGAAACTACTCGCAACACTCTGCGCAGTCTGCGCAACAGCTGCAACAGGGTCACCATCCACACGCCTACTCGCAACCGAACGCCGCCACGGCCATGTCCGCGGCATCGACACTC GCCACGCCGACCGCCACGGCTCCGGACGCGTCGCTCCTGGCCCAGCAAGGCTCCACTTCGACGTTCATGTTCCCCTCCCAAGGGGCGGCCGGTGGAGCCCCAGCCGCGGGGTCGGGCCCGAGCGCGCCGCTAATGATGGACGCGCAGGGAGCGCCGCTCGGGGCGGCTCAGGTCAGCTCGAGTGTGGCACAAGGCCCCGAGACGGACCAcggcgcgcatgcggccAAGCCTCGGATGTTGACGCCGATGGAGGTGGCGCACTCCTTCGTCTACCAGTACTACTACATGCTGCACGACACCCCGCTCGACCTGCACCGATTCTACGACTTTGACTCCCAA ATGATCCGAACGACGGACCGCGACGGCACGGTGCCTCACAGCGCGCCCCACCATACGGACGTCAGGGCGATGGGCCAGCGGGAGATTTACCGGGCCTTTGAGAGAGGTCGTTTCGAGAGGACCACTTGCCGAGTGCGTTTCATCGACGCACAGGAGAACAAGGACGGAGGGATGCTGATTCTCGTCGCTGGCCGCCTGAAGCATGCAGACGAGGGCCCGGAGAGAGAGTTCGCGCAAACGGTCTTCCTCGCGAAGCAAAAGGCCCCGCGAAAC gGTTGGTACGTGACAAACGAGATCTTCTGTTACCTCGACGCGGCCGTTGAGGAGGTTCAGAACGGAGCGAGGGAAGCGGCGTTGCCTTCGTCGCCAAGCGCTCGATCTCGGGTGTCTGAGGCGCCCACGGCGGGTTTCCAGCAAGCGGTGCGGTCGCCGACCGCTGCGACCGCGCGCGTGGAAGCACATGCCGCGACGCAGACCCTCGCCCCAGAGCAAAGCAGCCCTCGAGGCTCGGCGGCCGGCAGTCCCCGTGCGCCGAACGCCGTTGGCTCGCCTCGCGTGGGCTCCGGCGACGCGCCTGCGAGCCCCCGCGTGGTGCCCCTGACGCCTGCCGTCCCCacgaccgcggagacacaaGAGACGGGGGATGAGGCGCGCAAAGCAGCGggcgaagggaagaaggaggccggcgccgaggaggcgaagagcaaCAGCGCGCCGTccgcagaggcggagaacCAGTTTCTGGCGCCGCAAAAACCCGCGCCCAAACGCCAATggaagcgcgaggacgcgccgaGCCCCGAAGCATCGGCCCCGGACGCGA ACTGGCCCCGCCCCGGCGAAACCAAGCAGCAGGCACAGAAGGCCGACGCGCAACAGCACGCTGAGCAGTTCAACTACGATCCGAAGAGTTTTGCGTTCAAGGTCGTGCAGAACGCGCAGCGCACGGCAGGCGGACCC AAGGGTTTTGCCGTCCCGGCGACGCGCTCTACCGGCTCCGCGGCCAGCAACGGACGCGCCGGCGCGCAGGAGGAGGGCCGGACGAGCTCGCGTTCGGGCGCTGCCCAGGCGTCTCCAGGTGCCCAGGGGGGCGAGGCTGGAGCCGAAGGTcccgcgcgaggcgacgggcCACCCGCGGGCGCCAAGAAGCTGGTTGTGCTTTCTGAAATGCCGCCGGAGTTCTCGGTGGACGAACTCAAGAAGGCAGTTGCAGATCAGCTGAAGAAATTCAACGAGGGCCAGGCAGTGGAAATCCGAAAACCCGCGAGCGGACGCACCTTCGGCTGGTTCATTGAGCTCGACTGCCGCCAGAGTGCCGAGTACCTCATGCAGCAAGGGCTATACGTGCGCGGACGACAG aTGCGCCTGGACTTTGCTCGCCAGCAGGGATCCGGCGGTCCCCGTGGAGGCGGAGCCCGCGGGGGTCGCGGGGGCCGGGGCGGCTGGAACGCGGGGAAGGCCCCGAACGGTCGCGGCGAGTTCTACGGACCCAAGGGAGACCAGGGTGCcttcggcgaggaagagagccgcTTCCAGCGTCCCCGCTACGCTcgcggcgagggcgcgaACGAGAACGGCGTCTTTGCGGGCTCAGCGTCGGGccagaaggaaggcgagactgGCGCCGACGGAGGCGGCCAGTGGATCGACGCcggcaagaagaagaaggggccCGGAGGCCCCGGGCCCGCGGCGGGGGTGCAGACAGGCGCGGCTGCTGGGGCCGGTCAGGGCGAGCGGCGCTTCGGGGCCGGCGGCGCCCGTGGAGGCGCGGGGAGGCCTCGGGGCGGCGGGTccaggcgcggcggcggagaccaGCAGCCGAGTTGGTCGAGGTAG